Proteins found in one Trichoplusia ni isolate ovarian cell line Hi5 chromosome 14, tn1, whole genome shotgun sequence genomic segment:
- the LOC113500493 gene encoding katanin p60 ATPase-containing subunit A1-like isoform X2, giving the protein MYLTNAIRTLRRKMDFGFGDFLIPNVGGLRQYFDHDPYFGPSSGFHHMARMMDRMMVESLQPFGFARMTARRNTGDNKDGSEPPRDGLRTERSDARRERAKNFGNTHAANVVKPIVNFQDKPPDQTKQPDPTTEKWAGTLRRQNPTTIQTTLPSLVTRKTSSTSSGLGSGRKISRSVERVPRTGKNRQQLIPIRPTVRKNDVPNEGADVTIFEKDEKVFDATGYELHLVETLERDILQKNPDVRWKDVIGLDDAKSVLQEAMVLPLVMPDYFKGIRRPWKGVLLTGPPGTGKTLLARAVATECRTTFFNVSSATLTSKYRGDSEKLVRLLFDMAAFYAPSTIFLDEVDSLCAVRGADSEHEASRRFKAELLIQMDGLAAAFHRDKIIMVLAATNHPWDIDEAFRRRFEKRIYVGLPDEPTRVKLLKLCLREVVLQDEVNLKDVALKLEGYSGSDISNLCRDAAMMTMRRKIAGKSPDEIRKLNRSELEAPVTNEDLQVAIDKTRRTVSEADVTRYNNWMQKHGCS; this is encoded by the exons ATGTACTTAACAAATGCCATCCGAACTTTGCGGAGAAAAATGGATTTCGGTTTCGGTGATTTCCTGATCCCGAACGTTGGGGGTTTGCGACAATATTTCGACCATGATCCCTATTTCGG TCCATCATCCGGCTTCCACCACATGGCCAGGATGATGGACCGGATGATGGTCGAGAGCCTCCAGCCGTTCGGGTTTGCGCGTATGACAGCGCGTCGCAACACCGGGGACAATAAGGACGGGTCCGAGCCGCCGCGGGACGGGCTGCGCACCGAGCGCAGTGACGCGCGCCGTGAGCGGGCCAAGAACTTCGGGAACACCCACGCCGCTAACG TTGTTAAACCGATAGTCAACTTCCAAGATAAGCCACCTGATCAAACGAAGCAACCAGATCCGACCACAGAGAAATGGGCGGGGACTTTACGTCGACAGAACCCTACTACCATTCAGACCACTCTGCCGTCATTAGTAACTAGAAAGACTTCATCGACTAGCTCTGGTCTAGGAAGCGGGAGAAAGATAAGCAGGTCAGTTGAACGGGTACCGAGAACTGGTAAGAATCGGCAGCAGTTAATACCTATAAGACCCACAGTCAGGAAAAACGATGTGCCCAACGAAGGGGCTGACGTCACCATATTTGAGAAGGATGAAAAAGTGTTTGATGCGACGGGATATGAACTACATCTGGTGGAGACTTTGGAGAGGGATATCCTACAGAAGAATCCCGATGTTCGCTGGAAGGATGTCATCGGGCTCGATGACGCAAAGTCTGTGTTGCAAGAGGCCATGGTTCTGCCTCTTGTTATGCCTGATTATTTTAAG GGCATCCGTCGCCCTTGGAAGGGGGTCCTGCTAACCGGTCCCCCAGGCACTGGCAAGACGTTACTAGCACGAGCCGTCGCCACGGAGTGCCGCACCACCTTCTTCAACGTGTCTTCAGCAACCCTCACCTCGAAGTACAGAGGGGACTCGGAGAAACTGGTGCGGCTGTTATTTGACATG GCTGCATTCTACGCGCCCAGCACCATCTTCCTGGACGAGGTGGACTCGCTGTGCGCGGTCCGCGGCGCTGACTCTGAACACGAAGCCTCACGCAGGTTCAAGGCGGAACTTCTCATACAGATGGACGGACTGGCAGCGGCATT tcATCGAGACAAGATAATAATGGTGTTAGCGGCCACCAACCACCCGTGGGACATCGACGAGGCTTTCAGAAGGCGGTTCGAGAAGAGGATCTATGTCGGACTACCTGATG AGCCAACTAGAGTAAAACTCCTGAAGCTGTGCCTGCGTGAAGTGGTTTTACAAGACGAGGTGAACCTGAAGGATGTGGCTCTCAAGCTGGAGGGCTACAGCGGCTCCGACATCAGCAACCTTTGCAG GGATGCCGCAATGATGACGATGCGTCGTAAGATTGCCGGCAAGAGTCCGGACGAGATTCGGAAGCTCAACCGCTCCGAATTAGAGGCCCCTGTTACCAACGAAGACCTGCAAGTTGCCATCGACAAGACCAG GCGAACAGTGTCGGAGGCCGACGTCACCCGCTACAACAACTGGATGCAGAAGCACGGCTGCTCCTAG
- the LOC113500493 gene encoding katanin p60 ATPase-containing subunit A1-like isoform X1, producing the protein MYLTNAIRTLRRKMDFGFGDFLIPNVGGLRQYFDHDPYFGPSSGFHHMARMMDRMMVESLQPFGFARMTARRNTGDNKDGSEPPRDGLRTERSDARRERAKNFGNTHAANGTRHPPTQVVKPIVNFQDKPPDQTKQPDPTTEKWAGTLRRQNPTTIQTTLPSLVTRKTSSTSSGLGSGRKISRSVERVPRTGKNRQQLIPIRPTVRKNDVPNEGADVTIFEKDEKVFDATGYELHLVETLERDILQKNPDVRWKDVIGLDDAKSVLQEAMVLPLVMPDYFKGIRRPWKGVLLTGPPGTGKTLLARAVATECRTTFFNVSSATLTSKYRGDSEKLVRLLFDMAAFYAPSTIFLDEVDSLCAVRGADSEHEASRRFKAELLIQMDGLAAAFHRDKIIMVLAATNHPWDIDEAFRRRFEKRIYVGLPDEPTRVKLLKLCLREVVLQDEVNLKDVALKLEGYSGSDISNLCRDAAMMTMRRKIAGKSPDEIRKLNRSELEAPVTNEDLQVAIDKTRRTVSEADVTRYNNWMQKHGCS; encoded by the exons ATGTACTTAACAAATGCCATCCGAACTTTGCGGAGAAAAATGGATTTCGGTTTCGGTGATTTCCTGATCCCGAACGTTGGGGGTTTGCGACAATATTTCGACCATGATCCCTATTTCGG TCCATCATCCGGCTTCCACCACATGGCCAGGATGATGGACCGGATGATGGTCGAGAGCCTCCAGCCGTTCGGGTTTGCGCGTATGACAGCGCGTCGCAACACCGGGGACAATAAGGACGGGTCCGAGCCGCCGCGGGACGGGCTGCGCACCGAGCGCAGTGACGCGCGCCGTGAGCGGGCCAAGAACTTCGGGAACACCCACGCCGCTAACGGTACGCGGCATCCGCCTACTCAAG TTGTTAAACCGATAGTCAACTTCCAAGATAAGCCACCTGATCAAACGAAGCAACCAGATCCGACCACAGAGAAATGGGCGGGGACTTTACGTCGACAGAACCCTACTACCATTCAGACCACTCTGCCGTCATTAGTAACTAGAAAGACTTCATCGACTAGCTCTGGTCTAGGAAGCGGGAGAAAGATAAGCAGGTCAGTTGAACGGGTACCGAGAACTGGTAAGAATCGGCAGCAGTTAATACCTATAAGACCCACAGTCAGGAAAAACGATGTGCCCAACGAAGGGGCTGACGTCACCATATTTGAGAAGGATGAAAAAGTGTTTGATGCGACGGGATATGAACTACATCTGGTGGAGACTTTGGAGAGGGATATCCTACAGAAGAATCCCGATGTTCGCTGGAAGGATGTCATCGGGCTCGATGACGCAAAGTCTGTGTTGCAAGAGGCCATGGTTCTGCCTCTTGTTATGCCTGATTATTTTAAG GGCATCCGTCGCCCTTGGAAGGGGGTCCTGCTAACCGGTCCCCCAGGCACTGGCAAGACGTTACTAGCACGAGCCGTCGCCACGGAGTGCCGCACCACCTTCTTCAACGTGTCTTCAGCAACCCTCACCTCGAAGTACAGAGGGGACTCGGAGAAACTGGTGCGGCTGTTATTTGACATG GCTGCATTCTACGCGCCCAGCACCATCTTCCTGGACGAGGTGGACTCGCTGTGCGCGGTCCGCGGCGCTGACTCTGAACACGAAGCCTCACGCAGGTTCAAGGCGGAACTTCTCATACAGATGGACGGACTGGCAGCGGCATT tcATCGAGACAAGATAATAATGGTGTTAGCGGCCACCAACCACCCGTGGGACATCGACGAGGCTTTCAGAAGGCGGTTCGAGAAGAGGATCTATGTCGGACTACCTGATG AGCCAACTAGAGTAAAACTCCTGAAGCTGTGCCTGCGTGAAGTGGTTTTACAAGACGAGGTGAACCTGAAGGATGTGGCTCTCAAGCTGGAGGGCTACAGCGGCTCCGACATCAGCAACCTTTGCAG GGATGCCGCAATGATGACGATGCGTCGTAAGATTGCCGGCAAGAGTCCGGACGAGATTCGGAAGCTCAACCGCTCCGAATTAGAGGCCCCTGTTACCAACGAAGACCTGCAAGTTGCCATCGACAAGACCAG GCGAACAGTGTCGGAGGCCGACGTCACCCGCTACAACAACTGGATGCAGAAGCACGGCTGCTCCTAG